cAATTCTGATGGCtataatttccttttcaacCCTACTAAAGGTATCGTTATGACTACCGAACGTTGATCCGATCCGAGAGGCTTTGTTTTTGATATGTGCAGAGATtctagatgatgaagctgactAACCCATGAAATGAACCTACCACGCCTTTCTTGTTATTTCCAAGAACTCGCTTAACTATGGTATGAAATCAAGTATACTCAGCCATCCACTATGAAAGCAGACATTGAAGGACGAGCGGATTTTTGATCGAATCAAAAGGCTCTACCCTCAGTCACTGTGAGACCAACGGATGTCTTCTCACGGGGATTCTTTCCCCCTATATCTGGTGAAGAATTCCTCTAATGATATCCGCATCCAGTACTTGTTTCGAATACACATTCACTCGGACAAAATTGTAGCGTACTGGGAGGGTAAAAAGGCAAAGTGATGTCTAGTAAAGAAACAGTCGAAccgatattgattttggctggtaaatcttctttgattttggctGGTAAGATCTCCTTTGGCACATGATGGGATGAAAACGTATTTTTCCGATCGAAGACCTTTCTATACATGCAACATAAATTGAAAGGGAGCATGACTGTACCTGATAGTTCGTATACTTAACAATGATCGTTATTTGTACTATAATCCAGTTCCTTGCCACCCTTCTACATCCCCTCCAGATTTTTCTAACAACCTTTTCAATTCCGATTCTACAAGTTCCTTGAATTtcacttcatcatttctaTGATGTACCCATCCTTTCCCTGTCTTATAATCGAATCGCGATGGACCTGAAAACGGGGAAGACATCcatatttgaagatttggAGGTTGTTTATTGATTACATATGTTCCATTTGGTGGAAGTGAAAGGGTCATTACTCCGGACTATCGAAGAGTAGGTAGATATATTGTACcgaagaatgatgatgacaatGAGATGAAGGgtttttgaaatgatggTTTGAAATCGTTGTAGATAACATGGACAGTATGAACAGAAATTTGTTCGAGGTTTCATGTAGACGATTTCGATATAGCAGTTGGAAAATTGAGAACAATGGTCGAGAAAGGTTTGGAAGTCAGCACACGTATCTGAGACTTCGACTAAAGTTTCAAGGGTAGACTCACACTATACTCCACTTCCCAATCGTTCGCTCCGAATTCTTCTACGTatatttccaaattctCATGTAAAGTATCCATATCTCTCTCTGAGActttttcatattcttcGGGAGATAATGTAGATGCACTGATAATGGAGATAGCTCAGTATATCAGGTTATGGCACCAAGACATACATCAAGTCGACTGAGAGAAAGATAATAGCTTTTGAAGTATTGTGAATTGTTTGGGCGATATAGGAAATGCACTTACGGTTTTTCGCCTTGTTCAGTATACCTTCgacttgaatttgagaagTTTCTAGTTTTGAGAGAAAACGATGAAGTTGAGTGTGACGGTATACTTGATCGAAACTGACCGAGATGTATGTAATTGGGTGGGATTATGGTATTGTTATTCGGCCTTAACTTTTGCGTGAAAAGTCGAAAAGATTTGAGCGATTGCGTTGCACGAGAAGACGAAGGAATcatattgatgttgatgtacCGAGTGAGTTCCTAGTATTTATGTCGTTATTACATACAAAGAGTCAATACTGAGCTTGAGTCGATTTATttataaatgatattgaaaagtCTGACGAATGTCGAATGAGGATGTGATGAATTCACTCAACTTCCGGAGCACCTCATCGGTCGAAATATTTGTTATCCGTGCCTTGTGTGTTATTCATGTGGCAACGCTTAATAATGAGAAAAATCTTTAGGATTTCATTTGACATGCATACTTGGATGTTGGATGCACGGATTGCGCTCAATTAGACCGAGTactgctgaagatgatacgCAAACGAGGTAGATGTCTTTAGACGGTCGGTAGACATGTCTAAATGAGCGATTGTGCGGTCATTCTTGTCATTCTTGTCATTCTGCAGCTTCCCTCCATGTTTGACCCTACAACAAATTACTTGAGCGGGCAAGTGATTCGTCGTGCAGACCAATTTTGCAGAACTTGTGATTCGTGCATGTTGGTACTTGCTATGCTCGTAATGATTGTCCCAAAGCGAGTTCAAATATGACTTAAGATGAAACCTTCAGGCTCATCTGTGGACGCTTTGACCACCGCGTATCCCATACACGGACACACACAGCACGGGCCCAAACGCGTCCTGATGAAACCAAAGATCGGGTCGCGAAGTTCAAAGGGATATTAATTCTGGTGCTGAGTTtacatcctcatcatctctATCAGCACTTTTGTCACCTCGTTATGTCAAGCGAAGGACCACCTTTCTCTCCTAAAAAGCAAGAGACAGTGCAAATGATGTCTCGAGAGGACATTGTGGTGAAACCTCCTGAAGAGCGGGAAGAAGTAACTCATTTAGGGTGGAACAACCTTACCACATCGGAAGGTGGTACGGAAAATCCCAATAACCTGAACGGTAGCCAACTTCTTCCgattgagaatgatgagGACGGAGAAGTGCaggatgaagatcaaattgatgaattgcTTTCTCCGATCTTAGGAGAAATGTCAATGTTGGAACAGCAAGAAGTATTTCACAAAGACATCAACGTGCTTAATTCTGTAAATAATCAAAGCCGGGTCGATGGTACACCCAATGTGTACACTAAACAGCAATCACCGAACCACGACATACCCGAAACTGTTCTCACTCCAGTGATCTCAGATGACAAGAGAGACTATATAACTTCCATGGCCAGCGAAGACCAAGCTCATCCTCACCATACAACATCTTCCAGCAAGATCCCATTATtcgattcatcatcaccttcgCCAATCTCCACAACACCGCAAACATCTTTACCAGTGAGCCgatttccaat
The window above is part of the Kwoniella pini CBS 10737 chromosome 11, complete sequence genome. Proteins encoded here:
- a CDS encoding iron donor protein CyaY; this translates as MIPSSSRATQSLKSFRLFTQKLRPNNNTIIPPNYIHLGQFRSSIPSHSTSSFSLKTRNFSNSSRRYTEQGEKPASTLSPEEYEKVSERDMDTLHENLEIYVEEFGANDWEVEYSSGVMTLSLPPNGTYVINKQPPNLQIWMSSPFSGPSRFDYKTGKGWVHHRNDEVKFKELVESELKRLLEKSGGDVEGWQGTGL